One genomic segment of Dehalogenimonas alkenigignens includes these proteins:
- a CDS encoding TerC family protein, producing the protein MDVGIWPWILFNLFLVTMLGLDLFVFHRHAHIIKLKEALGWVALWVSLAVLFGIGIWVLEGSTHAIDFFSAYIVEESLSVDNLFVFLMLFTYFCVPREYRHRVLFWGIVGAILMRAAFIFGGIALINNFSWIIYVFGAFLIFTGIRMGMKKEEDPHPEANPVLKLLRRFLPMSHQYNGDKFFIVEKGRRIATPLLAVLVAVETTDIIFAVDSIPAVLAITTDPFIVYTSNMFAIMGLRSMYFALEGFANRLYYLHYGLAAVLVFLGTKMLLSGIYHVPTFLSLLIITSILVIAIIASLKRPSRTNMPPDHACNSKFGNRET; encoded by the coding sequence TTGGACGTTGGGATCTGGCCCTGGATACTTTTCAACCTTTTCTTAGTCACCATGCTTGGCCTGGATCTTTTTGTTTTCCACCGCCATGCTCACATCATCAAACTGAAGGAAGCCCTCGGTTGGGTGGCTTTGTGGGTAAGTCTTGCGGTGCTCTTCGGCATCGGCATATGGGTACTTGAAGGTTCAACGCATGCCATTGATTTCTTCAGCGCCTATATCGTTGAGGAATCTCTTTCCGTTGATAACCTATTCGTCTTTTTAATGCTCTTCACCTACTTCTGCGTGCCGCGGGAATACCGTCATCGGGTACTTTTTTGGGGTATCGTCGGCGCCATCCTAATGCGCGCCGCTTTCATCTTCGGCGGCATTGCACTGATTAATAATTTCAGTTGGATAATCTATGTCTTTGGCGCCTTCCTTATCTTCACCGGCATTCGCATGGGGATGAAAAAGGAAGAAGACCCCCACCCCGAGGCTAATCCCGTTCTTAAGTTACTTCGCCGATTCCTGCCGATGAGCCATCAGTACAACGGTGACAAGTTCTTCATAGTGGAGAAAGGTCGCCGCATTGCCACCCCGCTGTTAGCTGTGCTCGTCGCCGTGGAGACCACAGACATAATTTTTGCTGTCGATTCAATTCCGGCGGTACTGGCGATAACCACTGATCCTTTCATTGTTTACACTTCAAACATGTTCGCCATCATGGGCTTGCGCTCTATGTACTTTGCTCTTGAAGGCTTCGCTAACCGGCTCTATTACCTGCATTACGGCTTGGCAGCGGTATTAGTCTTCCTGGGTACTAAGATGCTCCTGTCCGGTATCTATCATGTCCCAACATTTTTATCGCTCCTTATCATCACCTCGATACTAGTCATAGCCATTATTGCCTCCCTTAAGCGCCCTTCTCGAACGAACATGCCACCCGATCATGCATGCAACTCTAAGTTTGGCAACCGAGAAACCTAA
- a CDS encoding TIGR00730 family Rossman fold protein, with protein sequence MANNYEINNLSKDESWRLFRIIGEFVTGFDRLDSIEPAVTIFGSARVKPDDPIYLQAEEIALNLGKNGFNIITGGGPGVMEAANKGATAAGVNSVGISITLPGEPHNEYATKSLLFDHFFTRKVMLVKYATAFVIMPGGLGTLDELTELLTLMQTEKIRPFPVILFGSAFWEGLLKWLRDVVHPLAYISESDFDLLRITDDVDEIMRIINKWHECHECVGNRAL encoded by the coding sequence ATGGCCAACAATTACGAGATCAATAATCTCAGCAAAGACGAGTCTTGGCGTCTTTTCAGAATCATTGGCGAATTTGTCACTGGCTTTGATCGGCTTGACAGTATTGAACCGGCAGTGACCATCTTTGGCTCTGCAAGAGTGAAGCCGGATGATCCAATTTATTTACAGGCTGAAGAAATCGCCTTGAATCTTGGCAAAAATGGCTTCAATATCATTACGGGTGGCGGACCTGGGGTAATGGAAGCAGCTAACAAAGGAGCCACAGCAGCTGGAGTCAATTCAGTAGGTATCAGCATTACCTTACCTGGGGAACCACATAACGAATATGCTACCAAATCCTTGCTATTCGACCACTTCTTTACCAGAAAGGTCATGCTGGTAAAATATGCGACTGCCTTCGTTATTATGCCAGGCGGGCTTGGAACCCTGGATGAACTCACAGAGTTACTTACCCTGATGCAAACAGAAAAAATAAGACCCTTCCCGGTAATCTTGTTCGGTAGTGCGTTCTGGGAAGGCTTGCTGAAATGGTTACGCGATGTAGTTCATCCTCTTGCTTATATCTCTGAAAGCGATTTCGATCTCCTGCGTATTACTGATGATGTAGATGAGATTATGAGAATAATCAATAAATGGCATGAGTGTCACGAATGCGTCGGAAACAGAGCACTCTAG
- a CDS encoding type II toxin-antitoxin system HicB family antitoxin: MDKYTYRVTWSEEDHEYVGLCAEFPSLSWLAKNQAEALAGIQTVVAESVRDLKASGEKIPEPFAIRQFSGKFQVRIPPELHRKLYIEAAEEKVSVNRLISAKLAI, encoded by the coding sequence ATGGATAAATACACTTATCGGGTTACCTGGTCTGAAGAGGACCATGAGTACGTGGGATTGTGCGCTGAGTTTCCCAGCCTCAGCTGGTTGGCTAAGAATCAGGCCGAAGCTCTGGCTGGCATTCAAACTGTTGTTGCTGAGTCTGTCAGGGATCTAAAAGCCTCTGGCGAGAAAATACCAGAGCCTTTTGCTATCAGGCAGTTTTCAGGTAAATTTCAGGTCAGAATCCCACCAGAACTGCATCGTAAATTGTATATCGAGGCAGCTGAAGAAAAGGTCAGTGTCAATCGTCTTATCAGTGCTAAGTTAGCAATTTAG
- a CDS encoding toxin HicA encodes MKAIEKIVSQMKSNPADISFDELSRVCTHYFGEPRKGGSHRIYKMPWQGDPRVNIQDDNGKAKVYQVKQVLKAIERLG; translated from the coding sequence GTGAAAGCGATAGAGAAAATAGTCAGCCAGATGAAATCCAACCCTGCCGATATCAGCTTTGATGAGTTGTCTAGAGTGTGCACTCACTACTTTGGCGAACCGCGAAAAGGCGGAAGCCATCGAATTTACAAAATGCCATGGCAGGGAGATCCGAGGGTGAATATTCAGGATGATAATGGTAAAGCTAAAGTCTATCAAGTTAAACAGGTTCTTAAAGCCATAGAAAGGTTGGGATAG
- a CDS encoding radical SAM protein: MKSLSAGQNAGHFVEKCFLVEHDELLIAYFPKSHQVLSLNQAAIPIMQALNEKGFTPKTSEDREFINALSTKGLLIREPILDSPDVQEPSDYRPTRVGLLLTDVCNLNCVYCYSHNNKVPQTMSEPVARAAIDLIIKNASEDHSIAHLQFHGGGEPICAWSMLQTTVEYFESRVKLEGIEKYIGITTNGVTSINRLAWLVEHVDEFCISWDGPKEIHDKHRPKRNGQGSYKDVLRTFNYLDKIGKKYWILSTVTADSLQYFPGIINILAGRSGFEAIYLEPFYQQGRGNDLDILDADRFLVAFRAVKKLGQEHGIRIEFSSARVGSIRKSYCYATDPAFNVTPSGMVTACYMRTNPQNPQDGLFFHGSYENDTRHFIFNSETQSILRSRNIDSLSECRNCFCRYHCAGGCLSQSGAIDQVSAYRCYISKELTLDQLVESLQ, translated from the coding sequence ATGAAAAGCTTGTCTGCCGGACAAAATGCGGGGCATTTTGTTGAGAAGTGCTTTCTAGTTGAACATGATGAACTTCTAATAGCCTATTTTCCTAAGAGTCATCAGGTCTTAAGCCTGAATCAGGCTGCAATACCGATTATGCAAGCTCTCAACGAAAAGGGTTTTACTCCCAAGACTTCTGAGGACCGAGAATTCATCAATGCGCTGTCAACCAAGGGCTTGTTAATCCGCGAGCCCATTCTTGACAGTCCTGATGTTCAAGAACCATCAGATTATCGTCCTACACGAGTGGGGTTGCTGCTCACAGATGTTTGTAATCTAAATTGCGTGTACTGTTATTCCCATAACAACAAAGTACCCCAAACCATGAGTGAGCCTGTTGCCCGCGCTGCAATTGACCTAATAATTAAAAACGCCTCCGAAGATCATTCCATCGCCCATCTCCAGTTCCATGGCGGAGGTGAACCGATATGTGCCTGGTCTATGTTACAGACAACGGTCGAGTATTTTGAATCCAGAGTGAAACTGGAAGGCATCGAAAAGTATATCGGCATAACCACCAACGGTGTAACTTCAATAAATAGATTAGCCTGGCTGGTTGAACATGTTGATGAGTTCTGTATCTCCTGGGACGGCCCAAAAGAAATTCATGACAAACATAGGCCGAAGCGCAATGGACAGGGCAGTTACAAGGATGTTCTGAGAACCTTCAACTATCTCGATAAAATCGGCAAAAAGTATTGGATCTTATCCACAGTTACCGCAGACAGCCTTCAATACTTCCCTGGAATAATAAATATCCTGGCCGGTCGATCGGGCTTTGAGGCCATTTACCTCGAGCCATTTTATCAACAAGGCAGGGGAAATGATCTTGATATCTTAGATGCCGATCGTTTCCTCGTCGCATTCAGAGCAGTAAAGAAGTTGGGGCAGGAACATGGTATTAGAATCGAATTCAGCAGTGCACGAGTTGGGTCCATTCGAAAAAGCTATTGTTACGCCACCGATCCGGCCTTTAACGTAACTCCCTCCGGGATGGTCACTGCCTGTTATATGAGAACCAACCCACAGAATCCTCAGGATGGACTGTTTTTCCATGGCAGCTATGAGAACGACACGAGGCACTTTATTTTCAACTCTGAAACACAATCTATTTTGAGATCAAGAAACATCGATAGTCTCAGTGAATGCCGAAACTGCTTCTGCCGTTACCATTGCGCCGGCGGGTGCCTCAGTCAATCTGGGGCAATTGATCAGGTTAGCGCTTATCGCTGTTATATCAGCAAAGAATTGACACTGGATCAACTGGTCGAATCACTTCAGTAG
- a CDS encoding UPF0489 family protein, whose protein sequence is MKYVTKRNDYAFSGSRSRLFLNKDPYYSGAENKRLGSSYKPWPKDMVRHFLESRCGLSRYVRIPGTIVESHHQVLELWRKLIESGALHTPFDVIHVDAHPDLTIRGGLRLISGKLCFEKLEQTNPLEEGYINAGNYLTYAIAYGWIASLTWVPSHLPEYDPVSKKSVPFNTSCGLAVEPNKGAEFKIVQWQNFRATEPFDYVLLSQSPEYTPRKSDELIPLISQYVNNLTLQGL, encoded by the coding sequence TTGAAGTATGTCACCAAAAGGAACGACTATGCGTTTTCTGGATCTAGATCTAGACTTTTTCTGAACAAAGACCCCTACTATTCTGGAGCCGAAAATAAACGCTTAGGCTCCAGTTACAAGCCATGGCCGAAGGACATGGTGCGGCATTTCCTTGAAAGCCGATGTGGCCTCTCACGCTATGTCCGAATTCCCGGAACGATTGTCGAGAGCCATCATCAGGTGCTGGAATTATGGCGGAAGTTGATTGAATCAGGAGCCTTACACACACCATTTGATGTAATCCATGTAGACGCTCACCCGGACCTAACAATTCGCGGCGGTCTCCGCTTGATCTCGGGTAAACTGTGTTTTGAAAAATTAGAACAGACTAATCCTTTAGAAGAGGGATATATTAACGCCGGCAATTACTTGACCTATGCGATCGCTTATGGTTGGATCGCTTCATTAACTTGGGTTCCTAGCCATTTACCAGAGTATGATCCAGTAAGCAAAAAATCAGTACCCTTCAATACATCATGTGGCCTTGCAGTGGAACCTAATAAAGGGGCTGAATTTAAGATCGTACAGTGGCAAAATTTCCGCGCAACAGAACCTTTCGACTACGTGCTTCTAAGCCAGTCGCCCGAGTACACACCACGAAAAAGCGATGAGCTTATTCCGCTTATTTCACAGTATGTGAATAATCTAACCCTTCAAGGGTTATAG